Sequence from the Microplitis demolitor isolate Queensland-Clemson2020A chromosome 7, iyMicDemo2.1a, whole genome shotgun sequence genome:
TTTGCTTTCAATGCTATACTCAAATACATGGGAGACTTACCCACCAAGAGACCGAGGATTGGTAACGAGTACACTGACTTAATATTTGAAGGGCCATTGAAGAATGAAATACTGCGTGATGAAATTTACTGTCAGATAATGAAACAATTAACGGACAATAGAAATAGATTGAGCGAAGAACGTGGCTGGGAATTAATGTGGCTTGCCACGGGTTTGTTTGTCTGCAGCCAGAGTTTACTCAAAGAACTGACGTTATTTTTACGTACAAGGCGGCATCCAATATCACAAGACTCTCTGCAGAGATTGCAAAAGACCTTGAGAAATGGACAGCGTAAATATCCACCGCACCAGGTTGAAGTTGAGGCAATTCAACATAAAACAACCCAAATTTTCCACAAAGTTTACTTTCCAGATGACACTGACGAAGCGTTTGAAGTTGACTCGTCAACTAAAGCTAAAgatttttgtcaaaatatcGCACAAAGACTTAACTTAAGATCTGCCGAAGGCTTCAGTTTGTTTGTTAAAATTGctgataaagttatttctgTTCCCGAGGGAGATTTCTTCTTTGATTTCGTCAGACATCTGACGGATTGGATCAGAAAAACGCGACCATCGCGagatggtaatttttaatttattatttattaactttaatttactttgttactaaattttattatttttttttatttccaaggTGTCTCTCCTCAATTTACGTACCAAGttttctttatgaaaaaattgtggACCAATACTGTGCCGGGTAAAGATCGAAATGCTGATTTAATCTTCCATTTTCATCAAGAGTTACCTAAATTACTACgaggtaaattatttataaaatattcaaatgttTAATTCAATGTCTTATCTGttgtaaaaattcttttttttttaggatatCACAAGTGTACTAAAGAAGAAGCTTCTAGATTAGCTGCTCTTGTTTATCGAGTACGGTTTGGTGAAAGTAAACAGGAACTTCAAGCAATTCcgtaagtattttaataataattaattaaaccagTACTTGTGGTCGAGTGGATAACACTGTTGTCTCCGAACGCAAGTACTGGCCAGGCTCAGGTTCGAATCCCACAGAgagcaaataaattatttttcacaagttGATATAATGCATTGATCTGTGGGATTCGTTCCATATAGCCGCTAAACTGCCACCTGTCTGCAATCTCTTCCCCACTAAAAAGCACTCCGTGATTTGCAAAGAAGTAtggaaaaagaaatgaaaatagaCAGCTAATAATGAGATATATGAAATAGAAAAAGGAAAAAGATGGCCAAGAATTTAGTCCGATAAAGTTTAGAGTAGTTTGTtagaaatatatgaaaaatatttacccaaaaaaaaatagggaCTTAAAAATTGCTTGCAACGTAACTTAAAGACTATGTAATGTAAAtatgtaaagaataaaaactgTAGAAAACGGAAGTTATACAGTTAAGATTGCaacaattaaaatgttttaaaaaaataataattaattattttgtaattttaattactgattataataatgatttcaGTCAAATGTTACGAGAATTAATTCCTGGTGATTTAGTTAAAATTCAAAGTGCAAATGACTGGAAGCGATCGATTGTGGCTGCTTACAATCAAGATGCgggtaattataattttttataaatattaattatatttaatttttaatttaaataaaattatgttcaAATGTAGGAATGAACCCTGAAGACGCAAAGAtaacgtttttaaaaatagtataccGTTGGCCGACATTTGGATCAGCTTTCTTTGAAGTAAAACAGGGAACTGATCCAAATTATCCAGAACTGCTGCTAATTGCCATCAATAAACACGGTGTGAGTCTTATTCATCCTCAAACGAAGGTAATATTTATgacaattattgtaattatgtTCAAGGACATTCTTAGACAGTATCCTCCCccccatttttaaaaatatgcaatgacCTTGAACTGTCATAACACCATTagaattctattaattaattttaaaaaaaagtaaaatgatactgaagttagccggtgtctaataattttgagatctttttaaaaaagacaaatttaaaaatcaaaatatttcagaaaattgcacctgtaatttttttaattttctaagtgtgcatatttttagtttttttttaattaaacagttaaaaaaaattcaaaaatttttaattgttgctaagttcaggatcataaaattaaaacaaaaaatgaatcataaaaaaaatacttacagtTGTTACCAATTATGagtcaaatgaaatttttttaataaatcttaacctacaaaatttgaaaattttaattataaaattgacatgaagattttactaaaatttatttaaataacaaattttgtttaacctTTCGTTCGACTTGCCGCAGTGTTccgccatttttttaacattgcaGTGTTGCCAAGTATCATAActatgatttttgaaaattcaaaccacacaaatttatagaactagacaattgtcatttttttaataatacttctactaaaataaaaatattgtattaaataaaaatattaaagaaagaAGAATTAAATGAGTTGGAAATGAGTCGCTGGTGGTAACTGGCAACACTGCgtaaaaaatccaatcaaATTCAATGTCCAAGTTTATCCGCGTCAGCGGCAATTAATATCAACTGCaagtaatgtttttttaaatttccatctCAGCAAAACTGCATAAACGTTttcttcttttaaattaaaaaaaatttaatgcacATGACAGTTTAAATccactgaaaattttgaaaagtggGGGCTGTCTGCGAACGGccttaataacaaatatatattatattaatataattaaaatatttcacagGATCTATTAGTAACTCATCCATTTACAAGAATCTCCAACTGGTCATCGGGTAATACGTATTTCCACATGACAATTGGAAATCTGGTTAAAGGCTCAAAGTTACTTTGCGAAACATCACTAGGGTATAAAATGGATGATTTATTGACTTCATATATTTCCTTGATGCTTACAAATATGAACAAACAACGAACTATAAGAGGACCCAAATCATAATCAAATAGAAAATCAAACctttgttagaaaaaaaaagtaaatattttttattctttacaatTAAGTTTGTACAGATTCgtgcatttatttaaaatatttttctaatgtaaatgaatgttatttttttcataatagattggatttaaatttgtaaaatatttaacatttaaagtaattaaaagtcAATGATTATTATGGAATAAAAGTAAGATGAGATATACGTGTACATacaaataatcatatataaatatatatatatatatatatatatatttgtattaatataaatagaatttaattattatcgagAGAAggtatgaaatatattttttattattctattcaTACTTCTCTTCTCAAGATCGTAATTTCCGTCCGTAttataagaactttaaaaaaataaatgaaaaataaaatttttattagtggcaatgtatttttttatctgctGTGAATTGTTAGAATTCATAACTATGATCactatttttctttacaataagaattatttaattgtggGTAAATTCCCACAGTATTCTAACAATATTATTGTCGTAGTAACAATATAAACTACAATATCTTTGGGAAGGGATGTACCAAGTAATTCGAATGCACAAACTTGATACTATCTCGTTTCCTTATGTGCTATACATTAATGCatgtttatattatatactttattattattattttttattcattttcttattttccaCAAAAACGAAACCCGTAAGGAAATATATAGAACTTATGATGACGCACAGACACAACTTcaagatgtcttttaaaaggacaagacaaaatttttttgtctcaaagacgagtttatttatatatatgacatgCAGATGTTGGTCCTAAGAGTCATAGGAAATTTGTCTtctttttcatcttaaaaaaatcatttctgtTGAACAATTGTTTAGATGATTATTTCTAATTCAATTTTAGTCGTCACTTGTGTTGACTtttaaacagaaattttttcggagacataaatttctgaccctgtcaaaaaaatcaagagaATCCAGTCTAGATTCTTATGTATCCATATGGCATTTTCGGGTGGATTTCCATATGGTTTTCTATAGGAATATTGATATTCGTTTATTCATATCTGCATAAAAAAGTCCATGTGAAATTATCTGGGAATCCATAGGAATTAATATAGGAGTGTATGGATTCATTTGATCCATATAGAAAACCATAGGTATCTAGATTTCTATGTGGGAAATCCACATAGGAAATTGTGAGAAATTCATATAGGAATCTAGGCTGGATTtccatatggatttttttgataggagatcgttttgtcaacattttgACATCTTATTGATAGGTCTAATAATTgctatcttatagatgtcacaaagCTAAGTGTAGTCTTACTTTTAGTCGTCACTTGTGTCGTCTTTTAACCAGATCATTTTTTGgtgacaaatttttcatcattttgtCAACATTTTACTGCTTGATCGATAGGTAAAAAAAAGCCTAAAAACTCgtatcttatagatgtcacaaagCCCATGATACTTGGGTAatattgtcataaattttaaatcaattttgtcattagcattaaattaaaattatgcaattaattatttagtaaaagaatgataaaaaactttttttttcttacaaaaaaagaaaaattttatacttcaatttattttgttcatttataatatatatcattataattacatatatatttgaaatttgttctctgttttttgtttttgtgcaaattaataattataattgacgataattaattgatcaattaattattatgataatttatttgtatatgtttaatatcacaaataaattttggatATTAATATGCACGTGTTTGTagtgttttaataataatattaagtgagtatatatatgtataaatagttattatacatatatttatctttgatAATCATAAGAAAATTACATTGTGCCAGGGTATTTACAATAATCAGAACTTTGTTTACGGCTTATGCAGATATTCTTCTTTTAAATCTAaatcttagttttttttttttatttattttttttttttttataataataattatataacttATGCTCTGAgtatctaataaatttttcagataagaaaaaaaatataaagtcatATTGAGTCAATAGTTTatagaattataaaataaattccataACTATTTTAGTTATACATtaatcttatatattatttacattattaatattttaattgaacaaaactgagatatttaaatactattttgttctcttctttttttttttttaattatgaatgtaattaaaaataaatttatatcaatcgCAGAATTTCGTTTctgtactaaaaaaaaaatccttttttttctgtgtacataaaagtgatgtttttataaaaaaaaaaaaattcactgttattttacacatttaaaattatataaaagaatCCACAAGTTCTTTATACACACAATCAATaatatcttttaatatttttgttcgactatagtattttttactcatactatcataaattattacacacatatttattaaatttatattataatagttCACATTTATCactacattaaataaattatgaattttaagcTCAACGCGATCGCTCGCGATAATTACACTGTTGTTGATCCTCAAATGTCGAATCAGCAGTTCGTTGTTGATCAAGGCAagaattattatgattatgattatgattgttCACTTCTCTGTTGTACTCCTCGACGGATAAGTTTGATATGGATTCGAATTGATTGTCcccataattataattaggaTCGGAGTATCAAAGACCTGGTTGAGTTGGTGGGTGGTGGGAATTCCAGGGTACGTCAGCAATAGCTGGTGGCATACTCGCTTGATTATGATGGGGCATGGCTCTAGGTGCTCTCATTATTTCATCAGCCGGTGGACAGTGCGGCCTTGGTCCAGGTTCTGGCGTGTACGTGAAGGTCAAACCAGTGGCATAAATAATACCGTCATTGCGGACAAGAGAAACGGGTACTTGTGTGGGCTGCCGTACCCACAGCCACTCGCCACGAAATAGAGAAATGTCAGGTACAACGCACAGCATTATTTCCTGGCACCTGTACATTGTCTCAGCCTCAACGTCGCCAAACCAAACCTGTAAATTTGGCGTAAAGTTATCACCTTTTAGCTCAAGCATTGCAACATCCCCGCCGCCATTTAAATGAAGACTGTGGACAAGTGGGACTGGAGTTACTGGTGACCGTACAGGACCCATTccttcaaaaaattgatactcAGCTTTATCAGTGCTGATAATTGTCCAACACGCGCCGtcatttatcatttctttattAGCTTCTTTAGGGCAAGGCGTAGCTTGGAACTGAATTATACGTTCCTGAGATAGACATAAATACATATGATCAGTATCTTTCATGTAAAACGCGCATTTGTGGAGTTGTGATACCGGATCATCAGCCTCGAGACTCGCCATTTGTTTATCTACCTTCCTAATAACTAGACGTGGTAATGCCATACCCGTAACCGAGCAGACGAGCTTAACAGTACTGCCATAATGGACGTATCCATCTCGAACTTGAAACTCCTCCGACTCGCTCTCATTGTCATCCAACAGATGGATCGTAAACGCACCCCACTGAGTTGAGCTTGCGTGAAAATTACCATTTTCCACGTGTAGATAACGGGTGCTGACTGTTTGCGAGCGTAGTCGATTAAACAGCGCAACCTTGGTACCACTTGCGATACACAGATCAGCATTTTTTAATGACTGTTTTTTCTTCGACGGTTtcgaaataacttttattcttTTGCTGTGGAAAACACCAATGTCGTGTCCACTGCCGTAAAACATTTTAACCGACAGCATAAAGTGCTTCCTCTTATCCGAGTCTGATATGTAAAGTGTTTTAGCAGCGCAATACTGCTTACCATTATTGAGATCCAGTTGTTGCATATCCTGATCAGAATTACCAATTCCAATGAAAGCGCAAAGTTGAGCCGACTGTTCACTCTCACCCTCTCTGAGCATTTGTTCCTGGCGCATTCTCCAGCCATCTCCAAAGAGATATATACAAGGTGGCGGACAGAAAAAACGTTTCTCGTTACCGTAAGATTTTTGAGCAACTTTGGCATGAAGAATAACGATGACCATGTCACTGCGATCGCGGAGATAACGTTCCATGGCCTCGCGTGTTAGCCGCTGATCTTGATGATCTGCACGGTAAACTGTTGAGCTGTAACGTGGGTACGCCGACATAACAGCTGTCGGCGAGGGTGGCGATTGCATACCATGTGCCATTGCTGGTAGACCGAATTGATGaggcattttttaaattaatcactatatagattttatttccCAACGTCCTTGACAATGACGATGACCAGGGCTTTATTACCACCTCTTCTTTCTCTTCCTTCTTGTCCTCATAACACGACCTTACTGCTTTCACTTCCCCGCCGGTTCATCACGAACTGcaataatagaattttaaatattaatattttattatattattgcggttcattgcaattaaaaataataataggaaaaaaattaacaagacAGATAACAGTACTTGTGTCTGTGTGAATTAGCTAGTGTTgatgttttgtttttaatagtTGTTTGTTTCAAGTGTAATGTgagtagatttaaaaatttttttttgcgtggGAAGATTCGTCGTTTTGTTCTTCAGGCAGGTCataattaattcaagaaaTCTCGCTTTGACTACGTTGACTACTGTACTGGGAATTACTGAGTTCCATCACAGGAAAGAGGAAATGCGTTCAAACTCGTGAGAACATCGCCGAGGCCATTTTTCTTCACTTCAATCAAGTACATTCCCCTTGTACATGCTGTTGTCTCGTTATTATAATAAgcattgtttaattttatttttatttttatttaacgcgATAAACTTTAAGTTAATTATGTCAAAAataatacacagaaaaaaaaaatttcttggcgcaagaaatttCCCCtccctcaagaaaatttttgcattatcaattgaaaacgaaaattttcttgggcgggaaaaaattatgatcctgATGTGAGCagacaatttcaaattttcggattttttcaacagaccaattacaaaaaactaaaaatacgcacatgtagaaaatttaaaaaactacaagtgtaatttttaaaaaaattttctttttataatttcaagtttcgaataaattccaaaaattattagacgtccaTTTActtcaatattataaaaaatttccttgatgcaggaaatttttagttccaagaaaatttttatgatgaaaaatttatcttgcgctaagaaatcattttttaatttaattttataaagattttaagttaagattttaattttaactcagtaatgataaaaaaaattgtgttaaaaatggaaatcaTCCCCTCGaatggttaataaaaatacttatgaCCTCGGTGAAGTGGAATTCGAGCTAACCCGAGAGCTCTGGACTTCCGAAAGCCAACAACTTGCATACATATTGatgtacataaattaattgtgcAGTCTAGATGATGATAGGCGCTCGTTGCATTATTCTCTGACACAATTTAACTCTACACAGTAGGAATACTGTTCCGTCagttacataataaatttttttaatcgttaatattcatttataactatatattacAATACTAATTAACTAATCAACTGACTGAAtacttaataaacaaatttaatttaattatatttaacaattagccattaaattcaaattaaaaatacttaaataaatccaagtaaacaaataatatttttcatgtgtCAAAATCATTATGGAACCAATCAGTAGAGGTTATAAGTCATTAAAatcattgtaatttaaatattttaccagaaaaaaattatttttcactaaaataaaaaaattctcagaaaaaaaaatttttttaactaacgaatgataaaaaaaatataaaaatttattaaaactaataaacaaataaatttatctccaAGTGTCAAACTCggttatgatttaaaataaatttactctgagtaataagtaaattaataaaacacctaattaaaaaataaaataataaaattagtgaagtaaacaatttaaaaattaaaaaaaaactaaaataacaaTTGGGTCGAGAGATTCGGCATTCTCTGGCATGTACTTACTCTGTTATTGTAAACTATTTATTCAGTTAACTGACAATAACTCCATAATTATTGCTCTCATCATGCGggtactttttaaataaagcttGAGTCTTTGCtggttataaataataaaactaaacaatttaaaccaactcgtatttttttttctcaacactCACTACC
This genomic interval carries:
- the LOC103576891 gene encoding suppressor of hairless protein, with amino-acid sequence MPHQFGLPAMAHGMQSPPSPTAVMSAYPRYSSTVYRADHQDQRLTREAMERYLRDRSDMVIVILHAKVAQKSYGNEKRFFCPPPCIYLFGDGWRMRQEQMLREGESEQSAQLCAFIGIGNSDQDMQQLDLNNGKQYCAAKTLYISDSDKRKHFMLSVKMFYGSGHDIGVFHSKRIKVISKPSKKKQSLKNADLCIASGTKVALFNRLRSQTVSTRYLHVENGNFHASSTQWGAFTIHLLDDNESESEEFQVRDGYVHYGSTVKLVCSVTGMALPRLVIRKVDKQMASLEADDPVSQLHKCAFYMKDTDHMYLCLSQERIIQFQATPCPKEANKEMINDGACWTIISTDKAEYQFFEGMGPVRSPVTPVPLVHSLHLNGGGDVAMLELKGDNFTPNLQVWFGDVEAETMYRCQEIMLCVVPDISLFRGEWLWVRQPTQVPVSLVRNDGIIYATGLTFTYTPEPGPRPHCPPADEIMRAPRAMPHHNQASMPPAIADVPWNSHHPPTQPGL